From the genome of Sphingopyxis sp. DBS4:
AGATTATTTCATTCGAGCCCACCCGGCAAAGTGATAGAGCGGAGTTGACGATCATGTCCCAAGACCAACTGCAACAAGTCAATGAGATGATCCGCTCAGGCCCTGATCTCGGATCGCTTCCGGTACCGGAATTGCGCGTGGCGTTCGACGGGTTTGGCGATTTTACGCCATTCGATCCCTCAATCAAATTCGAGCTTGTCGATGCCAATGGAGTGGCTTGTGAAATCGGTGTCGCGCCGGGATCCAGAACCGACGCCACGGTATTTTATCTGCACGGTGGCGGATATGTGATCGGGTCTTTCACGTCGCATCGCGGCCTTCTTGCGAGACTAGGTCAGGCCGCATCGATGCGCACGATGGCAGTTGATTACCGCTTGGCACCTGAACACCCCTTTCCAGCGGCTATCGAGGATGCAGTCACTGCATATCAGTGGCTTCTCGACAGCGGCACGCCGTCAGAGCGCATTTTCTTCGCTGGCGACTCTGCGGGGGGCGGCCTTGTCGTCGCTACAATGCTCCGATGCAAGGCGCGCAATATTCCTCTTCCCCGTGCAGCTGTTCTGTTCTCGCCATTCGCCGACATGGGCACGACCGGACAGTCGATTGTCGATAACCGGGATCGTGATTTTGTGGTCACCGAAGGCGTGGCCCCCGGCATGGCGGAAACCTATCTTGCAGGCGCGGATGCCACATCACCAGAAGCGTCACCGATCTATGGCGACCTAGCGGGATTGCCGCCGATCCTGATCCAGGTCAGCAGTCATGAGGTTCTTCTCGACGATTCCCTAAGGCTTTTGCGAGCCGCGATCCTTGTGGATGTTCAGGTGCACCTGCGGGTTTATCAGGGACTTCCCCATGTCTGGCAGTTGTTTACGGGCATGCTGGACGAAGGTCAGGCCGCACTCGAGGAGGCAGGCGC
Proteins encoded in this window:
- a CDS encoding alpha/beta hydrolase — translated: MSQDQLQQVNEMIRSGPDLGSLPVPELRVAFDGFGDFTPFDPSIKFELVDANGVACEIGVAPGSRTDATVFYLHGGGYVIGSFTSHRGLLARLGQAASMRTMAVDYRLAPEHPFPAAIEDAVTAYQWLLDSGTPSERIFFAGDSAGGGLVVATMLRCKARNIPLPRAAVLFSPFADMGTTGQSIVDNRDRDFVVTEGVAPGMAETYLAGADATSPEASPIYGDLAGLPPILIQVSSHEVLLDDSLRLLRAAILVDVQVHLRVYQGLPHVWQLFTGMLDEGQAALEEAGAFFDKHLDI